TATTCataatatatgcatatattgatttgaaaatactaagtaaatatttaataattccTGGAATGAAGGATGTTGAAATTTAGAAACTTATCAAGATAGATGATGTTATTGAATGGTcaataacaaaagaaaatacTTTGAGGATAATTACAATACTCAAACAATGAAAATTTAGAGATAATAACAACCAATTTCTCACCTGAGGGAAAAGTTTGAAGGGGGAGCATAACCAGGCAAAGTGCTGCAGCAGTGAGTACAACTGCATTCAACAATTTCAACAGAACTATCTTCCTCCTCAAAAGCCCTTATTGTTACAGCTCCAGCAACAGTTTCAGCTATATGATTAGCTAAAGAGGATTTTGTTGTGCCATTCAACCGCATAACTTCTTTTGCTGATGCAAAATAGTATCTCTGCTTAAAACACACAAAATAATACCTTACATTATTTCACCATTGCAATACTATATTCGCTTAAAACACACAATATAACAATTCCAACTTCATTTTCACCACAACCCCACCCACTATATTCAGGGTTGAACCCCCACAATTCAACTGTACCATAAAATTAGCTGTAGAGAATCCATTTTTCTAAACTTCATTCCTTCATCCTACTACTCCACTATCAATCAATCACTACTCTTTCAATAATTTACCATCattttcttctcctaaattcatTTCATAAAAATTCTTCAATTTATAACCCATTGACAAACCCCTTTTTTCCATTTCATCCAAAACAAACATAGCCTCTTTCACTCTATTCAACCCTACAAGTTTATTACCCAAACACCCAAAAAGCTCACAATCCAAAGCCTTATCTTTCCCACTAAACAACCTCACATACTTCATAGCTTCTTCACAACAATTCATCTTCAACAAACCTTCAATCACATACATATGTGTCGAATACAACATCGGCACTCCATCGTCCACCATCCTCCTCACCACCACCATAGCACAATCCACCTTTCCTTTTCTACACGCGCCCAACACAAGCGCGTCGTAAGTCCGCGCGTCCGCACAAAACCCTTCCTCCTCCATCTTTTTCAAAACACCGACCGCCGCATTGACGTCGCCGATGAAACAATGCGCCGTGAGAAAAAAATTGTGACCCGTCAAGTCGAGCGGCACGCCGAGTCGAGCCATGGACTCGACCACGCGCCGCGCGTGGTCGAGTGATTTTTCTCTTGTTAGTAGGTTGAGGATTGGGTGGAACGTGCATGGGCTTAGGTTACATTCGCCCACGCGTGACATAGATTCAATAACGTGAAGTGC
This region of Cicer arietinum cultivar CDC Frontier isolate Library 1 chromosome 8, Cicar.CDCFrontier_v2.0, whole genome shotgun sequence genomic DNA includes:
- the LOC101508645 gene encoding pentatricopeptide repeat-containing protein At2g40240, mitochondrial-like, with product MSFLRKHFNISFNSLSILRGKTLTSKPFPDNPTATYYDNLAADVANSGEFDSLRDLLNKRIQDGFFNTKRTFSFITNTNFSPSFLNDVVTTLSHLNPGFTRRNAFDSLVTRLCKLHRVDDALHVIESMSRVGECNLSPCTFHPILNLLTREKSLDHARRVVESMARLGVPLDLTGHNFFLTAHCFIGDVNAAVGVLKKMEEEGFCADARTYDALVLGACRKGKVDCAMVVVRRMVDDGVPMLYSTHMYVIEGLLKMNCCEEAMKYVRLFSGKDKALDCELFGCLGNKLVGLNRVKEAMFVLDEMEKRGLSMGYKLKNFYEMNLGEENDGKLLKE